The sequence GCAACGCAATCCGCATCGCAAACAGGGCAAAGGTTCCCGTCATCACCCTTGACAGAGGCGCAAACGCCGGAACAGTTGTTTCCCACATAGCCTCAGATAACGTAGCCGGCGGCAAAATGGCAGGTGAATACATAGTTCAGAGACTTGGCAAGCAGAGCAACGTTGTGGAACTTGAGGGCATACCCGGAACATCCGCAGCCAGAAACAGAGGTAAAGGCTTCAACGAAGCGCTCAAAGGTTCGCAGATCACCGTTATCGCCCGCCAGACAGCAGACTTCGACAGAACAAAAGGGCTCAACGTAATGGAGAACATCCTTCAGGCTCAGCCCGTTATAGACGCTGTTTTCGCTCATAACGACGAAATGGCGCTCGGCGCCCTCAGAGCTATTCAGGCTTCCGGCAGAAAAATCATGGTTGTCGGCTTTGACGCAACAGATGATGCTGTTAAGGCTGTTAAAGACGGCGCGCTTTCAGCCACAGTGGCACAGCAGCCAGCTTTCATCGGCGCCAAAGGCGTTGAAACAGCAAAGGCGGTTCTTGACGGCAAAAAAGTTCCCGTCGGCATACCTGTGGGGCTTAAGCTCATAACAAAATAATTATCCATACACATCACCAAACTATGGCGGGGGCAGCCCCGCCTTTTTTTATCAGTTCCATGCGGTTTTTTCGTCAGAATAGGTGTATAACATTATTGTACAAATTTTAAAAAAGGTCGTGATATGAGCTTAAAAAACGATTTGTTCAGCAAAACCGCAGGCGAATACACATATGGCGGCAGAATCTGGATCGATAAAAACGGAAAAAACTTTCTCGGACTGGGCAAAATACACTTTCTTGAACTCATTAAACAGCACGGCTCCATGTCAAAAGCGGCATCTATGCTCAATATGTCCTACAGCAAGGCGTGGGGCATGGTGGACACCATGAATTCGCTTGCGCGTAAACCTCTTGTGGTCAAAAAAACAGGCGGCGCAGGCGGAGGGGGAGCGGAGCTTACAGAGGAAGGAGAAAGGGTGCTTGAACTTTACTGGGAATTTTCAAGGAATTTTGAGCTGTTCCTTCTGAAACAAAAGGAAGTCATTGATCAACTTTAGAAAAGTTCCCTTAACCAAAAGAAACCTAACCTGTTGTCACAAAATCACA is a genomic window of Geovibrio thiophilus containing:
- the rbsB gene encoding ribose ABC transporter substrate-binding protein RbsB is translated as MKRILAIAAAFIAITAMSAFSAQKPVGLVVSTLNNPFFVTLKDGAESKAKELGVQLIVLDSQNDPAKEIANVEDLLSRGVAVILINPTDSDAVGNAIRIANRAKVPVITLDRGANAGTVVSHIASDNVAGGKMAGEYIVQRLGKQSNVVELEGIPGTSAARNRGKGFNEALKGSQITVIARQTADFDRTKGLNVMENILQAQPVIDAVFAHNDEMALGALRAIQASGRKIMVVGFDATDDAVKAVKDGALSATVAQQPAFIGAKGVETAKAVLDGKKVPVGIPVGLKLITK
- a CDS encoding winged helix-turn-helix domain-containing protein — translated: MSLKNDLFSKTAGEYTYGGRIWIDKNGKNFLGLGKIHFLELIKQHGSMSKAASMLNMSYSKAWGMVDTMNSLARKPLVVKKTGGAGGGGAELTEEGERVLELYWEFSRNFELFLLKQKEVIDQL